From a single Bacillota bacterium genomic region:
- a CDS encoding DUF2892 domain-containing protein produces the protein MVRNLASWDRWLRAIAGLALLAITATWASPFRWVTLVAAVVLVATAGVGYCPVYGACHIRTYSTDHPEQRKA, from the coding sequence ATGGTGCGCAACCTGGCTTCATGGGATCGCTGGCTTCGGGCCATCGCAGGGCTCGCCCTGCTCGCCATCACGGCTACCTGGGCCAGCCCCTTCCGCTGGGTCACCCTCGTGGCGGCCGTCGTGCTGGTGGCAACGGCCGGCGTGGGATACTGCCCGGTTTACGGGGCCTGCCACATCAGGACGTACAGCACGGACCATCCCGAGCAGCGCAAAGCCTGA
- a CDS encoding thioredoxin domain-containing protein, which produces MPESAGARKPNRLVDSTSPYLRQHAYNPVDWYPWGPEAIERARRENRPILLSIGYSACHWCHVMAHESFEDNEIARLMNEQFVCIKVDREQRPDVDQVYQVVCQLLTGQGGWPLTVFLTPDLMPYYAGTYFPPRPRFGRPGFPQVLEACARAYRERPEEVRRQAARLAEAVGQVLDPAGSVQREAEGPGEGREAAQPAGQEPSAGELVTAAGALLRQADREAGGFGGAPKFPHACGLELLLRAAWRFGHRPSLDHLLLTLQRMALGGVFDQVGGGFHRYAVDRWWQLPHFEKMLYDNALLVPLYVRVGLWQRPALLSVAARTLDFMLDEMRLPGGGFAASLDADSPGADGRPEEGAFYRWRPDEVKAALQDDRLAEEICLRFAIGPQAALHLERVARDGPPGWTEEAQTVPGHMPGLPEPDLGRLGEAWSRMKAYRRQHRQPPARDGKVLLGWHSLALSALVAGYQAGIGSAPERYLRAAGEGWEFVEERLTHPKLGLLHTPAAGAEAVPAFADDHAFLIHAALDLYRCTQRRTYLDRAAELSEQAVSRFCENGVYFLSSAEHRSPLARPRDLWDQATPSPNAAMAAAHARLFALLDDPQQLERGRRVIEACWPVMVQHVSATAALWCALDSLDGGSATVTLLAPQLDQVRGTLARLVGLPHPALEVRWQPEPGGVRFVLCRGTVCNPPESNVERVVERLTPAVARAGS; this is translated from the coding sequence ATGCCTGAGAGCGCCGGTGCCAGAAAGCCCAACCGGCTGGTGGATTCCACCAGCCCCTACCTGCGGCAGCACGCCTACAACCCCGTGGACTGGTACCCGTGGGGGCCTGAGGCGATCGAGCGCGCCCGCAGGGAGAACCGGCCCATCCTGCTCAGCATCGGCTACAGCGCCTGTCACTGGTGCCACGTGATGGCGCACGAGTCGTTCGAGGATAACGAAATCGCCCGGCTCATGAACGAGCAATTCGTATGCATCAAGGTCGACCGGGAGCAACGCCCCGACGTCGACCAGGTCTATCAGGTCGTCTGCCAGCTTCTCACCGGCCAGGGCGGCTGGCCGCTCACCGTCTTCCTGACACCCGACCTGATGCCGTACTATGCGGGCACCTATTTCCCGCCTCGGCCGCGCTTCGGGCGCCCGGGATTCCCCCAGGTTCTGGAAGCGTGCGCCCGGGCGTACCGGGAGCGGCCGGAGGAGGTTCGGCGGCAGGCGGCGCGGCTGGCCGAGGCGGTAGGCCAGGTGCTCGACCCCGCCGGTTCCGTGCAGCGGGAGGCCGAGGGGCCGGGCGAGGGAAGAGAGGCGGCGCAGCCCGCCGGGCAGGAACCTTCGGCGGGCGAGTTGGTTACGGCAGCCGGGGCGTTGCTGCGGCAGGCCGACCGGGAGGCCGGGGGGTTCGGCGGGGCGCCCAAGTTCCCGCATGCTTGCGGGCTCGAACTCCTGCTGCGGGCGGCGTGGCGGTTCGGCCACCGCCCGTCGCTCGACCACCTCCTGCTGACGCTGCAGCGGATGGCGCTCGGCGGCGTGTTCGATCAGGTGGGCGGGGGGTTTCACCGCTACGCCGTGGACCGATGGTGGCAACTCCCCCACTTCGAGAAGATGCTGTATGACAACGCGCTGCTGGTGCCGCTTTACGTGCGGGTCGGGCTGTGGCAGCGGCCTGCCCTCCTCTCCGTGGCCGCGCGGACGCTGGATTTCATGCTGGACGAGATGCGCCTGCCCGGCGGGGGCTTTGCGGCTTCACTGGACGCGGACTCCCCGGGTGCGGACGGGCGCCCGGAGGAGGGGGCCTTCTACCGCTGGCGCCCCGACGAGGTGAAGGCGGCGCTTCAGGACGACCGGCTGGCCGAGGAGATCTGCCTTCGCTTCGCAATCGGCCCCCAGGCGGCCCTTCACCTCGAACGCGTGGCCCGCGACGGCCCGCCGGGCTGGACTGAAGAAGCCCAGACGGTGCCGGGCCACATGCCGGGCCTGCCCGAACCGGACCTGGGGCGGCTGGGCGAGGCCTGGTCGCGCATGAAGGCGTACCGGCGGCAGCACCGCCAGCCGCCCGCCCGGGACGGCAAGGTGCTGCTGGGCTGGCACTCGCTGGCGCTGTCGGCCCTGGTGGCTGGCTATCAGGCGGGCATCGGCTCCGCACCGGAGCGCTACCTGAGGGCGGCCGGGGAGGGGTGGGAGTTCGTCGAGGAACGGCTCACGCACCCGAAACTGGGCCTGCTCCACACGCCGGCGGCGGGAGCGGAGGCCGTGCCCGCCTTTGCGGACGACCACGCCTTCCTCATCCACGCCGCGCTGGATCTGTACCGGTGCACACAAAGGCGGACCTACCTCGACCGGGCGGCGGAACTGTCCGAGCAGGCCGTGAGCCGCTTCTGCGAGAACGGGGTTTACTTTCTCAGCAGCGCCGAACACCGCTCGCCGCTCGCCCGCCCGCGCGACCTCTGGGATCAGGCCACCCCTTCGCCGAACGCGGCGATGGCCGCCGCCCACGCGCGCCTCTTTGCCCTGCTTGACGATCCGCAGCAGCTCGAGCGGGGGCGCCGGGTCATCGAGGCCTGCTGGCCGGTCATGGTACAGCACGTATCCGCAACGGCGGCGCTGTGGTGCGCCCTGGACAGCCTGGACGGCGGGAGCGCCACGGTCACGTTGCTGGCGCCGCAACTCGATCAGGTGCGAGGCACGCTGGCGCGCCTCGTCGGGCTCCCCCATCCCGCCCTGGAAGTGCGGTGGCAGCCGGAGCCGGGCGGCGTGCGCTTCGTGCTTTGCCGGGGTACGGTCTGCAACCCTCCAGAAAGCAACGTCGAGCGCGTCGTCGAGCGGCTGACGCCCGCCGTTGCTCGGGCCGGCAGCTAA
- a CDS encoding glycerol-3-phosphate acyltransferase has translation MGWLVVVGGYLLGSILPAEWVVLRRTGRTPHQLNDNPGGAGAWRLAGPGWGTVVALFDLAKGAVSVALAERLGLSGGWLAAAAVAPVAGHNWPFYKGFRGGRGLAAATGALFWLALPQMLPAYGIGAAAALWRRWVPMVGVVAFPVGLVLMVRASVPADRVQAAFLVMLVVAVRQLPWVWERIKAPGRSHLAC, from the coding sequence GTGGGCTGGCTCGTGGTGGTGGGCGGTTACCTGCTGGGCTCGATCCTTCCGGCCGAATGGGTGGTGCTGCGCCGAACGGGCCGCACCCCGCACCAGTTGAACGACAATCCCGGCGGTGCGGGCGCCTGGCGGCTGGCCGGGCCGGGCTGGGGAACGGTCGTCGCCCTGTTCGACCTGGCCAAGGGGGCCGTGTCCGTAGCCCTCGCCGAACGCCTCGGCCTCTCCGGCGGATGGCTTGCCGCCGCCGCCGTGGCCCCGGTGGCCGGCCACAACTGGCCGTTCTACAAGGGTTTCAGGGGCGGCCGGGGGCTCGCCGCCGCGACCGGCGCGCTGTTCTGGCTGGCGCTGCCGCAGATGTTGCCCGCGTACGGGATCGGCGCGGCCGCGGCCCTGTGGCGCCGCTGGGTGCCCATGGTGGGCGTCGTGGCCTTCCCCGTTGGGCTGGTGCTCATGGTGAGGGCCTCCGTCCCCGCGGATCGGGTGCAGGCGGCCTTTCTCGTGATGCTGGTCGTGGCCGTCCGGCAGCTTCCGTGGGTCTGGGAGCGGATCAAGGCCCCCGGGCGAAGCCACCTGGCGTGCTGA